In bacterium, a genomic segment contains:
- a CDS encoding transposase, which yields MDGLLVDFKIRGEVFDGHYFIIPYHVTQRGNRREDIFFGDEDRKRYLEWLKVYSERHGLKIWAYCLMTNHIHLVVVPCHKDSLEKTMRSLHTR from the coding sequence ATAGATGGTCTTCTTGTTGATTTTAAGATAAGAGGAGAGGTCTTTGATGGTCATTATTTCATCATTCCTTACCATGTAACCCAACGAGGTAACAGGAGAGAGGATATATTTTTTGGAGACGAAGACCGCAAGAGGTATCTTGAATGGCTCAAGGTGTATTCAGAAAGACATGGATTAAAGATATGGGCGTATTGCTTGATGACAAACCATATCCATTTAGTAGTAGTTCCTTGTCATAAGGATTCCCTGGAAAAGACAATGCGTTCATTGCATACGAGGTGA
- a CDS encoding helix-turn-helix domain-containing protein: MVRNDEIMTIKDLSSYLKINKKTIYKLAKLGKLPGVKIRRDYLNVRLIDSTLNASFSNSLNSVSLNTSFSTRSTNTT; encoded by the coding sequence ATGGTAAGGAATGATGAAATAATGACCATCAAAGACCTCTCCTCTTATCTTAAAATCAACAAGAAGACCATCTATAAACTCGCAAAACTTGGTAAATTGCCTGGTGTCAAAATCCGCCGGGACTATTTAAATGTGAGGTTAATAGATTCTACACTCAATGCTTCTTTTTCAAATTCTCTTAATTCAGTTTCCTTAAACACATCCTTCTCAACAAGGTCTACAAATACTACATAA